One stretch of Glandiceps talaboti chromosome 7, keGlaTala1.1, whole genome shotgun sequence DNA includes these proteins:
- the LOC144437322 gene encoding proteasome subunit alpha type-7-like: MGTSRYDRAITVFSPDGHLFQVEYAQEAVKKGSTAVGVRGTDIVVLGVEKKSVAKLQEERTVRKICILDDHVCMAFAGLTADARILINRARIECQSHKLTVEDPVTLEYITRFIAQLKQKYTQSNGRRPFGLSALIVGFDYDGTPHLFQTDPSGTYHAWKANAVGRSAKTVREYLEKHYSDEVSKSEKETIKLAIKALLEVVQSGAKNIELAVMRRGQSLQMLELEEIEKHVAEIEKEKEEEAEKKKQKKGGTGDK, encoded by the exons ATGGGGACCTCAAGATATGACCGAGCCATCACTGTATTTTCTCCCGACGGTCATCTATTTCAAGTAGAATACGCACAAGAAGCTGTGAAAAAGGGTTCTACAGCG GTTGGTGTTCGTGGTACTGATATAGTCGTACTTGGCGTTGAAAAGAAATCCGTGGCTAAGTTACAAGAAGAACGTACAGTTAGGAAAATATGTATTCTGGATGACCATGTGTGCATGGCATTTGCAG GACTGACGGCAGACGCCAGGATTCTTATAAATCGAGCGCGAATAGAATGTCAGAGTCATAAGTTAACAGTAGAAGATCCTGTTACATTGGAGTATATTACAAGGTTTATAGCACAGTTAAAACAG AAATACACTCAAAGCAATGGAAGGCGTCCATTTGGTTTATCTGCTCTGATAGTAGGTTTTGATTATGATGGAACACCACATTTATTTCAAACGGATCCATCTGGTACATACCATGCCTGGAAG GCAAATGCAGTGGGTCGTAGTGCCAAGACTGTGAGAGAATACTTGGAGAAACACTACAGTGATGAGGTGTCTAAATCAGAAAAAGAGACCATCAAACTAGCCATCAAAGCACTGTTAGAAGTGGTCCAGTCTGGAGCCAAGAATATTGAACTAGCAGTCATGAGAAGAGGCCAATCACTTCAG ATGCTTGAACTtgaagaaattgaaaaacaCGTGGCTGAGATTGAAAAAGAGAAGGAAGAGGAAGCAGAGAAGAAAAAACAGAAGAAAGGAGGCACAGGAGACAAATAA
- the LOC144437979 gene encoding uncharacterized protein LOC144437979: protein MSLAFVPPSQRGRAIPTSASIQKMLDENNQLIQTIVDYQNKGKASECAHYQQILHRNLVYLATVADSNSNVQQLLPPPGQIQASAVPGQQPMPHHLPQGATPGNVPPTSQAPMNYPQQQQQPQQPQPPPLPMQQPPNQQQPPPDNPLHPQQQQQLHHQQQQQQHHPQQHNQHQHQQQQFQQQFQQHIQQQQRQSPQQQQQQQQQHQQQQFQQQFQQHIQQQQQKQQQQQQQQQQLSAPSTPQQLPLEDGKQNVDQESGGNDQQQQNQGPQGQQAEQQSDKPGNTQEQEQGPRTPQTQPQHQPTPPPPPQQQQQQHMQMQQHHIQQSQQHPPQQQMQQVTQGQQNPQQQLAQQQQFHQQQQQQHPHQMSPQQQQHYGPQQHPPPPQQPQQQHQQQPQSTYQQGPNPMPNTPPTQMTSQMMGQQQGMGSVPSQPAATHQQYNIQQRYQQQQQQQQQQQQQQQQQPQPQQPGSGQLISSQQMGAYRRSPQQGQQYPGQQPSYTQQQFSNQQQQQAYPPQTQPQPAGYPNQAQYNSPQQSSYGAYPQSQQSSQHYHPYNRPTQQQSIPSQPVQGQPTPYGGGYSQGQYQPPYQQ from the exons ATGTCGCTAGCGTTTGTGCCACCAAGTCAGCGAGGTCGGGCCATTCCTACCTCGGCGTCGATACAAAAG ATGCTGGATGAAAACAACCAGTTGATCCAGACGATAGTGGACTACCAGAACAAAGGCAAAGCTTCAGAATGTGCACA TTACCAACAGATATTACATCGTAATCTAGTCTACCTTGCAACTGTAGCTGACTCCAACTCTAATGTACAGCAGTTACTTCCT CCTCCAGGTCAAATACAAGCAAGTGCAGTTCCTGGCCAACAACCAATGCCACACCATCTTCCACAAGGTGCAACACCTGGTAACGTTCCACCTACATCTCAAGCACCTATGAACTatccacaacaacaacaacaaccacaacaaccaCAACCCCCACCACTACCCATGCAACAACCACCTAACCAGCAACAACCACCACCAGACAATCCTCTACAtcctcaacaacaacaacaattacaccaccagcaacagcagcagcaacaccATCCACAACAACAcaatcaacatcaacatcaacagcAACAGTTTCAACAGCAGTTTCAACAACATATCCAACAGCAGCAGCGACAGTcaccccaacaacaacaacaacagcaacagcaacatcAACAGCAACAATTTCAACAACAGTTCCAACAGCATATtcagcaacaacaacagaaacaacagcagcagcagcaacaacaacaacagttgtCTGCGCCATCAACGCCACAGCAACTGCCACTAGAAGATGGAAAACAGAATGTAGATCAGGAATCAGGTGGAAatgatcaacaacaacaaaatcaaggACCACAGGGTCAACAAGCTGAACAACAATCAGATAAACCAGGCAATACTCAAGAGCAGGAACAAGGACCAAGAACACCACAAACTCAACCACAACATcaaccaacaccaccaccaccaccacaacagcaacaacaacagcacaTGCAGATGCAGCAACACCATATACAACAATCTCAGCAACACCCGCCACAACAACAAATGCAACAAGTAACCCAAGGGCAACAAAATCCTCAACAACAATTGGCACAACAACAGCAGtttcatcaacaacaacaacaacagcatccACATCAAATGTcaccccaacaacaacaacattatggACCACAGCAacatccaccaccaccacaacaaccacaacaacaacaccaacagcAGCCACAGTCAACTTATCAGCAAGGACCAAACCCAATGCCAAACACCCCACCGACACAGATGACAA GTCAAATGATGGGGCAGCAACAAGGCATGGGTAGCGTTCCTAGTCAGCCTGCTGCAACACAtcaacagtacaatatacagcAGCGGTatcaacaacagcagcagcagcaacaacaacaacaacaacaacaacaacaacaaccacaaccacagcAACCAGGCAGTGGTCAACTCATATCGTCACAACAAATGGGTGCCTACAGGAGATCTCCTCAGCAAG gCCAACAGTACCCAGGACAGCAACCAAGTTACACTCAGCAGCAGTTCAGCAACCAACAGCAGCAGCAGGCCTACCCTCCACAAACACAGCCACAACCTGCCGGCTATCCTAATCAAGCCCAGTACAACAGTCCACAACAGTCTAGTTATGGAGCCTATCCACAGAGTCAGCAATCATCCCAGCATTATCATCCCTATAACCGACCAACACAACAACAATCTATACCGAGTCAACCAGTGCAAGGTCAACCAACCCCCTATGGAGGTGGCTATAGTCAAGGTCAATATCAGCCACCCTATCAGCAGTAG